The window ATTGGCGGCGTGTTGGCGATGGCCATCGAAAAAGGAGCAACCGCGGCTCCGGCCAGTCAAACACGCGGACCGCGAGCGTCGTCCCAGGACGCGGAGACGCTAATCCTGGCCGTGGCGGAAAACATCGACACCTGGGACCCGGGCTTTACTGTTGGTTCCAAGTCGTCGCAGACCGTCATCCAGAACACGTTCGATCAACTGACGCAGTACGAAATCGTCGATGCGACGGCGCCGGACGGAACAGCGTACAAGACCGTCAACACCGAGAACATCGTTGGCATGCTGGCCGAATCCTGGGAGTGGGCCGGAAATGACATGGTCTTCACGCTTCGGGACGGTATTCAGTATCACGACGGCACCGCGATGGACGGACAGACGTTTGTCGATGGATACAGCCGTATTCTCGAGTCCGGCGCCATTGCCGCGTTCCTCCTGGGCATGGGCGGCGCACTGACGAGCCCAGAACAGTTGTCGGTCAATGATGCGGGTCAGTTTGTGATCTCGCTGACGCTGGCGAACCCCATCACCCCCCTCAACAATGTGATGCACAACACGTCTGTCATCAGCCCGAAGCAGTTGGCCGAAGTCGCCACTACTGACGATCCGTGGGGTCTGGAGTATTTCAAGGCGAACCTGGGTATCGGCAACGGTCCGTATCGGCTCGACTCCTACACACCAGACGATCAGATCGTGCTGGTGGCAGACGAGAACTATTACGGCGAAGCGCCGTTCTTCAAAACGGTCATCATGAAGATCGTGGCGGACGCAGCTCAACGCGTGCAGCTATTGCAGAACGGCGATGTCGATTCGGCGACGAAGATTCCGTTCCCCGACTACGCGGCGCTCTCGCAAGACGAGAACGTCAAGACCCTGTCGATTCCGTCGAATCTGGTCGTCATGATCGAGATGAACAACCTCGTCCCCCCCTTCGATGTCAAGGAAGTGCGCCAAGCGGTCGCATACGCAACTCCATACGCCGACATTCTGGAGCAGATCTACTTGGGTCAGGCGGCCGAAGCCAGGAGCCTCGTCCCCTCCGGCATGCCGACGCACGATCCGTCGACGAACCAGTATTCCTTCGACCTGGAGAAGGCCAAGGAGCTCCTGGCCACAGCCGGCTTCCCCAACGGTGAGGGGCTGCCGGAGATCAAGATCAGCGTGGCAGGCGACGACCAACAGAAGGAGCGCATTGCCATCATCATGCAGGATTCGCTGAAGCAGATCGGAATGAACGTCCAGATCGAGAAGCTGGCCTATGCTCAGTTCAATGAGCTCCAGCAGGGGTCCAAGCTCCA of the Thermomicrobiales bacterium genome contains:
- a CDS encoding ABC transporter substrate-binding protein codes for the protein MSVNEEIKRLQADYAARRITRRQLGQGLAALGIGGVLAMAIEKGATAAPASQTRGPRASSQDAETLILAVAENIDTWDPGFTVGSKSSQTVIQNTFDQLTQYEIVDATAPDGTAYKTVNTENIVGMLAESWEWAGNDMVFTLRDGIQYHDGTAMDGQTFVDGYSRILESGAIAAFLLGMGGALTSPEQLSVNDAGQFVISLTLANPITPLNNVMHNTSVISPKQLAEVATTDDPWGLEYFKANLGIGNGPYRLDSYTPDDQIVLVADENYYGEAPFFKTVIMKIVADAAQRVQLLQNGDVDSATKIPFPDYAALSQDENVKTLSIPSNLVVMIEMNNLVPPFDVKEVRQAVAYATPYADILEQIYLGQAAEARSLVPSGMPTHDPSTNQYSFDLEKAKELLATAGFPNGEGLPEIKISVAGDDQQKERIAIIMQDSLKQIGMNVQIEKLAYAQFNELQQGSKLQMWTDEWISWVNDPYYHLFWLTQTESPSNYPKFSNARVDELLDTYMFSTDAEARAEASKEIQAIVIEESPYVFLAQPNWVIYFGNDIDGYVYYNDELPRYASLTRTSS